GATCTTAAAAATATCAAATACGGATATGCACTCGTGTGGCAAAACTATCAGGTTTAGTATTCAAAGTTAAGGTAGAAAAAATAAATCCCGCCGTTGCGGGGCGGGATCTATTTATGATAGTATGATGATAATTCTCCTTTAAAAGTAGAAGTCGTGCAATGTTACGGTAAAGACCAGTACGGAATTAGCAGGAATGCTTCCGGTAGGGAAGTTCTTGTAGCCCATGGCAGAAGGTACAAATAACTGGATCTTGTCTCCTTTGGAGATCTTCCGCAGCCCTATCTTCCAACCTTCTATCAGTTCCCGTAAACGGTAATCGTTCAATGTGGTTTTAGTGCCGGAGTCAAATGTGGTGCCGTTCAGTAATTTTCCTTCGTAGGTAATGTTCATTCTTTCGTTCAGCTCAATGGTATCGCCGGGAGTGGTGCCGCGTTCCAGGATCTTGTAATGCAAAGCGGTGGTGTCGTCCTTTACAGTGCCGGTGATATTATTGTTGGCAATGAAGTCGGTGATCAGCTTTTCATCAGTTGCTGCCTGTTTAACAGGGTCAAATGGCGGATCGTTATCTTTTTTGTTACATGCCGCAAAAGCAGTGATCGCTAACAGGCTCAGGAGCCAAAAATAGTGTCTCTTCATACGTCTATTTAAAATGATAAGTTACAGGTTATTTAAAGTCCACCAGGGTGATATCACATTCAAGGATGGCATTAGGGGGGATATTGGGTGGAACGCCCACTCGCCCAAAAGCAAGTGAGGAAGGAATATACAGAATGATCCTGCCTCCTTTGGTGATGAGTGTGAGCCCTATCTGCCATCCGATAATGTGATCCTTTAAAGGGCGGTTATCGAATGAGGTGGGGAGGTTCTGGGAAGATTCAATTACTTTATCATACCCAAAGAGTGACCTGGTATATACAATAGATGGAATGCTGCCGGCTTTGATGGTATCTCTGCCATTCCCCGGTGCTATGATCTTGTAACCCATACCGCTGGGGTGGTATAAAACACCGGAATCCTGGTTCTTTACCTTAAGGCGGAACTGGATGAATTCCGTTTCCTTCTGAAGGTCCATAAAGACTGCATCTGCAGACAGGTCCTGACTTTTAGCACAGGAACCAAGCAGCACGGCCAGGCAGCAGGCCAGCAGGAGGTGTAAGTGAAAGGATTGTTTATTTATCATGCCTGTTCTCCAAATATTTGTCAAAAATACAATAGTTAAACGGGCTAAACAGACAGAAAGTTACATTATAAAAAAATCCCGCCCGGGAAAGACCAGGGCGGGATGTATGTTGTTGATCTGAACAATCTTAGTAGTCCATACCCATTCCACCACCATGGCTATGAGCCGGAGCAGCAGACTTAGGTTCTGGTTTGTCAGCGATCACACATTCAGTGGTCAGCAGCATACCAGCGATGGATGCAGCGTTTTCCAGTGCGATGCGGGTTACTTTGGTTGGGTCAATTACACCGGCAGCCAGTAATTTTTCAAATACTTCTGTACGGGCATTGAAGCCAAAGTCACCTTTACCTTCTTTTACTTTCTGAACGATGATAGAACCTTCGATACCTGCGTTAGCAGTGATCTGGCGCAGCGGCTCTTCAATAGCGCGGCGAACGATCTGGATACCGGTTTGTTCGTCTTCGTTAGTACCTTTCAGTTTTTCGAGAGATTCGATAGCGCGGATGAAAGCAACACCACCACCAGCAACGATACCTTCTTCAACGGCAGCGCGGGTAGCGTGTAAAGCATCGTCCACACGGTCTTTCTTCTCTTTCATTTCCACTTCAGTAGCAGCACCTACGTACAGTACAGCCACACCACCGCTCAGTTTAGCGAGGCGCTCCTGCAGTTTCTCACGGTCGTAATCAGAAGTAGTTGCTTCGATCTGAGACCTGATCTGACCGATACGTGCCTGGATATCAGCTTTTTTGCCTTTACCACCTACTACGGTTGTGTTGTCTTTATCGATAGTTACGGATTCCGCGCGGCCCAGGTAAGTGAGGTCTGCATTTTCCAGTTTGTAACCTTGTTCTTCGCTGATAACGATACCTGCAGTGAGGGTAGCGATATCCTGCAGCATTTCCTTCCTTCTGTCGCCAAAGCCAGGAGCTTTCACAGCAGCTACTTTCAGGGTACCGCGCAGTTTGTTTACTACCAGGGTAGCCAGTGCTTCACCTTCCAGATCTTCAGAGATGATCACGAGGGGAGCGCCTTGTTGTGCTACTTTTTCCAGGATGTGGAGGATGTCCTTCATGGTGCTGATCTTCTTATCGTAGATCAGGATGTAAGGATTTTGCAGTTCAGCCTGCATCTTCTCACTGTTAGTGATGAAGTAAGGGGAGAGGTAACCACGATCGAATTGCATACCTTCTACTACTTCTACAGTAGTTTCAGTGCCTTTCGCTTCTTCAACGGTGATAACGCCGTCTTTGGTTACTTTGTTCATAGCCTGAGCGATCAGTTTACCGATCTC
This DNA window, taken from Chitinophaga niabensis, encodes the following:
- a CDS encoding FKBP-type peptidyl-prolyl cis-trans isomerase, which produces MINKQSFHLHLLLACCLAVLLGSCAKSQDLSADAVFMDLQKETEFIQFRLKVKNQDSGVLYHPSGMGYKIIAPGNGRDTIKAGSIPSIVYTRSLFGYDKVIESSQNLPTSFDNRPLKDHIIGWQIGLTLITKGGRIILYIPSSLAFGRVGVPPNIPPNAILECDITLVDFK
- the groL gene encoding chaperonin GroEL (60 kDa chaperone family; promotes refolding of misfolded polypeptides especially under stressful conditions; forms two stacked rings of heptamers to form a barrel-shaped 14mer; ends can be capped by GroES; misfolded proteins enter the barrel where they are refolded when GroES binds); its protein translation is MAKQIFFNTDARNKMKKGVDTLADAVKVTLGPKGRNVVIEKKFGAPGVTKDGVTVAKEIELEDPIENMGAQMVKEVASKTADLAGDGTTTATVLAQAIIGEGLKNVAAGANPMDLKRGIDKAVKAIVENLKKQSEKVGNDNKKIEQVASISANNDAEIGKLIAQAMNKVTKDGVITVEEAKGTETTVEVVEGMQFDRGYLSPYFITNSEKMQAELQNPYILIYDKKISTMKDILHILEKVAQQGAPLVIISEDLEGEALATLVVNKLRGTLKVAAVKAPGFGDRRKEMLQDIATLTAGIVISEEQGYKLENADLTYLGRAESVTIDKDNTTVVGGKGKKADIQARIGQIRSQIEATTSDYDREKLQERLAKLSGGVAVLYVGAATEVEMKEKKDRVDDALHATRAAVEEGIVAGGGVAFIRAIESLEKLKGTNEDEQTGIQIVRRAIEEPLRQITANAGIEGSIIVQKVKEGKGDFGFNARTEVFEKLLAAGVIDPTKVTRIALENAASIAGMLLTTECVIADKPEPKSAAPAHSHGGGMGMDY
- a CDS encoding FKBP-type peptidyl-prolyl cis-trans isomerase; protein product: MKRHYFWLLSLLAITAFAACNKKDNDPPFDPVKQAATDEKLITDFIANNNITGTVKDDTTALHYKILERGTTPGDTIELNERMNITYEGKLLNGTTFDSGTKTTLNDYRLRELIEGWKIGLRKISKGDKIQLFVPSAMGYKNFPTGSIPANSVLVFTVTLHDFYF